In Helianthus annuus cultivar XRQ/B chromosome 8, HanXRQr2.0-SUNRISE, whole genome shotgun sequence, a single genomic region encodes these proteins:
- the LOC110873105 gene encoding translation initiation factor IF3-1, mitochondrial isoform X2, protein MNKQINEPYVRLVTDEGHDVVERDVALARATELELDLVEVQSGNPPVCKLMDYNKEMYKKHILEKERTKKKADVSLRKGGLKEVRITHKIDKHDMQTKADTVKRLAERGYRVKCMAVVVPNEDTKKQNLAGLLSRLAALIDDFSIVESGPKIEAKQAYIVVRHSKFGPLKKGTGKKNVLEILNSSISKQSLEEEQSLNEADSDTVEDTDSETETELDSTDDFDQNQRVKAAPEVTNRYAATKQTNNGSENRYATTRPTNGPGVRRQFEPESQSQHQSQNPNNRRGDFSRRGPGESASGYGMFDPPKPNNDSQRDSRPVEVNRYQKGPRPQVPTSRGDYSRENTNMNPGGVRDKQAGFRR, encoded by the exons ATGAACAAACAAATAAATGAACCATATGTTAGGCTTGTCACTGATGAAG GGCATGATGTAGTGGAAAGGGATGTAGCATTGGCGCGTGCAACAGAACTTGAACTTGATTTAGTCGAG GTTCAATCCGGTAACCCACCCGTTTGCAAACTCATGGACTATAACAAAGAGATGTACAAAAAACATATATTGGAGAAAGAGCGAACCAAAAAGAAG GCTGATGTATCCTTACGTAAAGGAGGATTGAAAGAGGTTCGCATTACTCATAAAATT GATAAACATGATATGCAAACAAAAGCGGACACCGTCAAACGATTGGCTGAGCGTGGTTACCGAGTTAAG TGTATGGCGGTGGTAGTGCCTAATGAAGATACCAAAAAGCAGAATTTAGCAGGACTGCTATCTCGTCTAGCTGCTCTG ATTGACGATTTTTCTATCGTGGAAAGTGGGCCCAAGATAGAGGCGAAACAAGCATACATTGTTGTAAGACATTCCAAATTTGGACCGTTAAAGAAAGGCACAGGCAAAAAGAATGTTTTAGAAATACTAAATAGTAGCATTTCAAAACAAAGCCTGGAAGAAGAGCAAAGCTTAAACGAAGCCGATTCTGATACTGTAGAGGATACGGATTCCGAAACAGAAACGGAACTGGATTCAACCGATGACTTTGACCAAAACCAAAGGGTCAAAGCTGCACCAGAAGTTACAAATAGGTATGCAGCCACAAAACAAACTAATAATGGGTCAGAAAACAGGTATGCAACCACTAGGCCGACAAATGGTCCAGGTGTGAGAAGACAGTTTGAAcctgaaagtcaaagtcaacatcaAAGTCAAAACCCAAACAATCGACGAGGGGATTTCAGCAGGCGAGGTCCAGGTGAATCAGCATCAGGTTATGGGATGTTTGATCCACCAAAACCGAACAATGATTCGCAGAGAGATAGTAGACCCGTCGAAGTAAACAGGTACCAGAAAGGACCGAGGCCACAAGTACCAACTTCACGGGGCGATTACAGTAGAGAAAACACAAATATGAACCCTGGTGGCGTCAGGGATAAGCAAGCCGGTTTCCGAAGATGA
- the LOC110873106 gene encoding monothiol glutaredoxin-S2-like gives MDMAMRMVTEWPVVIFSRSACCICHSIRTLFLELGVNPVVYELDQIVKGHEIEQSLLRRGRNPPAVFIGGEYVGGASKIISLHLEQSLQPMLVNAGALLQEPAVN, from the coding sequence ATGGATATGGCGATGCGAATGGTGACCGAGTGGCCAGTGGTGATATTCAGTAGGAGTGCGTGTTGCATTTGTCACTCGATAAGGACACTTTTTTTGGAGCTCGGAGTAAACCCTGTGGTTTACGAGCTAGATCAGATCGTGAAAGGTCACGAAATCGAGCAAAGCCTTTTGAGACGGGGGCGAAACCCGCCTGCTGTGTTCATAGGAGGTGAATATGTTGGTGGGGCTAGTAAGATTATTAGCCTTCACCTTGAGCAGTCTCTACAACCTATGCTTGTTAATGCAGGAGCCCTATTGCAGGAACCAGCTGTTAACTAG
- the LOC110873105 gene encoding translation initiation factor IF3-1, mitochondrial isoform X1: MVLFWCRTRQVQLRAISNQLKRCYFQIHESSSIIRGTNIGVVNGPCLSFHRTGSEFGNRVRFFAAPAQVKPKYEGKDKDKDKDKGRPRMNKQINEPYVRLVTDEGHDVVERDVALARATELELDLVEVQSGNPPVCKLMDYNKEMYKKHILEKERTKKKADVSLRKGGLKEVRITHKIDKHDMQTKADTVKRLAERGYRVKCMAVVVPNEDTKKQNLAGLLSRLAALIDDFSIVESGPKIEAKQAYIVVRHSKFGPLKKGTGKKNVLEILNSSISKQSLEEEQSLNEADSDTVEDTDSETETELDSTDDFDQNQRVKAAPEVTNRYAATKQTNNGSENRYATTRPTNGPGVRRQFEPESQSQHQSQNPNNRRGDFSRRGPGESASGYGMFDPPKPNNDSQRDSRPVEVNRYQKGPRPQVPTSRGDYSRENTNMNPGGVRDKQAGFRR; the protein is encoded by the exons ATGGTGTTGTTTTGGTGTCGGACAAGGCAAGTGCAGCTCCGGGCTATATCGAATCAGTTGAAACGTTGCTATTTTCAGATTCACGAGTCGTCTTCGATTATCAGGGGAACCAACATTGGTGTTGTGAATGGTCCATGTTTGTCTTTTCATAGGACTGGATCCGAGTTTGGCAACCGTGTGCGATTCTTTGCGGCCCCTGCTCAG GTTAAGCCGAAGTATGAAGGGAAGGATAAGGATAAGGATAAGGATAAGGGGCGCCCTCGAATGAACAAACAAATAAATGAACCATATGTTAGGCTTGTCACTGATGAAG GGCATGATGTAGTGGAAAGGGATGTAGCATTGGCGCGTGCAACAGAACTTGAACTTGATTTAGTCGAG GTTCAATCCGGTAACCCACCCGTTTGCAAACTCATGGACTATAACAAAGAGATGTACAAAAAACATATATTGGAGAAAGAGCGAACCAAAAAGAAG GCTGATGTATCCTTACGTAAAGGAGGATTGAAAGAGGTTCGCATTACTCATAAAATT GATAAACATGATATGCAAACAAAAGCGGACACCGTCAAACGATTGGCTGAGCGTGGTTACCGAGTTAAG TGTATGGCGGTGGTAGTGCCTAATGAAGATACCAAAAAGCAGAATTTAGCAGGACTGCTATCTCGTCTAGCTGCTCTG ATTGACGATTTTTCTATCGTGGAAAGTGGGCCCAAGATAGAGGCGAAACAAGCATACATTGTTGTAAGACATTCCAAATTTGGACCGTTAAAGAAAGGCACAGGCAAAAAGAATGTTTTAGAAATACTAAATAGTAGCATTTCAAAACAAAGCCTGGAAGAAGAGCAAAGCTTAAACGAAGCCGATTCTGATACTGTAGAGGATACGGATTCCGAAACAGAAACGGAACTGGATTCAACCGATGACTTTGACCAAAACCAAAGGGTCAAAGCTGCACCAGAAGTTACAAATAGGTATGCAGCCACAAAACAAACTAATAATGGGTCAGAAAACAGGTATGCAACCACTAGGCCGACAAATGGTCCAGGTGTGAGAAGACAGTTTGAAcctgaaagtcaaagtcaacatcaAAGTCAAAACCCAAACAATCGACGAGGGGATTTCAGCAGGCGAGGTCCAGGTGAATCAGCATCAGGTTATGGGATGTTTGATCCACCAAAACCGAACAATGATTCGCAGAGAGATAGTAGACCCGTCGAAGTAAACAGGTACCAGAAAGGACCGAGGCCACAAGTACCAACTTCACGGGGCGATTACAGTAGAGAAAACACAAATATGAACCCTGGTGGCGTCAGGGATAAGCAAGCCGGTTTCCGAAGATGA